In Methanothermococcus thermolithotrophicus DSM 2095, one DNA window encodes the following:
- the pyrI gene encoding aspartate carbamoyltransferase regulatory subunit, with protein MEELKVKRIENGTVIDHIDGGKALEVYRILNIKEGLPVTLAMNVSSKKRNKKDILKIEGLELSKEDVNKISLISPNATINIIKNGKVIFKSKLDIPEKIEGILKCTNTKCITNQEQIESKFIVEKKHPLKIRCIYCEKFISSIIYSK; from the coding sequence ATGGAAGAACTAAAGGTAAAAAGGATTGAAAACGGTACTGTTATTGATCATATAGATGGAGGAAAAGCTCTGGAAGTCTATAGGATCTTAAATATTAAAGAAGGATTACCAGTAACACTGGCTATGAATGTTTCTTCTAAAAAAAGAAATAAAAAGGATATTTTAAAAATAGAAGGTCTGGAGTTATCCAAAGAGGATGTTAATAAAATAAGTCTTATTTCACCTAATGCAACAATAAACATTATAAAAAATGGAAAGGTAATATTTAAGTCTAAATTAGATATCCCTGAAAAAATCGAGGGTATCTTAAAGTGTACAAACACAAAATGTATCACTAACCAAGAACAAATAGAGTCTAAATTCATTGTAGAAAAGAAACATCCTTTAAAAATAAGATGCATATACTGTGAAAAGTTCATTAGCTCCATAATATATTCAAAATAG
- the sucC gene encoding ADP-forming succinate--CoA ligase subunit beta: protein MKLHEYEAKRIFKNYGIPVPESILTSEKIESIEKPVVIKAQVLVGGRGKAGGILFADNTEEANAKIEELLKKEIKGEKVEKVLIEDKLPIKKEYYIGIVIDRTEKKPVIMFSTEGGVDIEEVAKNTPEKIVKHYVDLEKEFLPYIARNILNEASIPSEEIPKIADVIYKLYKVFKDMDGTLTEINPLVITEDGRIFAADAVLNVDDDAFYRHNYQEFEEFNKKDKSEFAYVELDGDIGVIGNGAGLTLASMDIVKEFGGEPACFLDIGGGASSEIVKKALKKVLEKQGVKGVFINVLGGITRCDEVAKGIVDVLEEHPNVKFAVRMMGTNEEEGRKILEEHGIPYELSMEDAAKKLMETINN, encoded by the coding sequence ATGAAGTTGCATGAATACGAGGCAAAGAGAATATTCAAAAATTATGGAATACCAGTACCTGAAAGTATTTTAACTTCAGAAAAAATAGAATCCATTGAAAAACCAGTTGTAATTAAGGCTCAGGTTTTAGTTGGCGGTAGAGGAAAAGCTGGAGGAATTCTTTTTGCAGATAATACCGAAGAAGCCAATGCAAAAATTGAAGAGCTCCTTAAGAAAGAAATAAAAGGAGAAAAAGTTGAAAAAGTTTTAATTGAAGATAAGCTTCCAATAAAAAAGGAATACTATATTGGTATAGTTATAGACAGAACGGAAAAAAAGCCTGTTATAATGTTCTCAACCGAAGGTGGAGTGGACATAGAGGAAGTTGCAAAAAACACGCCTGAAAAAATAGTAAAACACTATGTGGACCTGGAAAAGGAATTTTTACCATACATAGCAAGAAATATTTTAAACGAGGCTTCTATCCCGTCCGAAGAAATCCCAAAAATTGCAGATGTGATATACAAACTCTACAAGGTATTCAAAGACATGGACGGAACTTTAACTGAAATAAATCCATTGGTTATTACCGAGGACGGAAGAATCTTTGCTGCAGATGCTGTTTTAAATGTGGACGACGATGCATTCTACAGACACAACTATCAAGAATTCGAAGAATTCAATAAAAAAGACAAATCAGAATTTGCCTATGTTGAACTGGATGGCGACATTGGGGTTATAGGCAATGGTGCAGGTTTAACTTTGGCTAGTATGGATATTGTTAAAGAGTTTGGTGGAGAACCGGCATGTTTCTTAGATATAGGTGGTGGAGCCAGTTCAGAAATAGTTAAAAAAGCACTTAAAAAGGTTTTAGAAAAGCAGGGTGTAAAAGGAGTTTTCATTAACGTATTAGGCGGTATCACAAGATGCGATGAAGTTGCAAAAGGTATCGTTGATGTTTTAGAAGAGCATCCAAATGTCAAATTTGCAGTTAGGATGATGGGAACAAATGAAGAAGAAGGAAGAAAAATATTGGAAGAACATGGAATACCTTACGAGCTCTCCATGGAAGATGCAGCTAAAAAGTTAATGGAAACGATCAACAACTAA